From Cellulosimicrobium cellulans, the proteins below share one genomic window:
- a CDS encoding nuclease-related domain-containing DEAD/DEAH box helicase, with product MIPAFCPEDAPPGEKALYTALATDRATDDWVVLHSMGIARHTHQVEGEADFVVVAPDAGILVIEVKSHLAVRRRDDGLWVLGNDAPKKRGPFEQAREARYSIGGYLKRKGIDLDHVAMPYSVWFTHVRARTTLPESVEWHPWQVLDSEDLRIDAAEAVRRTLTAGALHLREKRGGYAAYGTGPSADLAARVVSALRPRFEIAAVHGDVRRARREQLVEFVEEQYQALDSMSDNHAVLFTGPAGSGKTFLAAEAARREVAQGSNGQLFCFNRFLGVHLATEMSTLSGLRVGTFHQELLRLAGETAPPNADSTYWEEELPDRAIEALLATDEPASDFLVVDEVQDLVSERYLDVLDLIVEGGLAGGRILAFGDFERQALFSAADGRDTLRARAPHLVHMRLTENCRNLPRIGYQVNLFSGLNPGYRRFRRQDDGVDPTLISYKDSNEQQSHLVVTLRMLKDEGYDLNEIVVLSPLRDCSTASLATDPWLRQVLQPINGRPAKPGRVRFGTVHSFKGLDAPAVVVTDLDNGSVANFDSVLYVALTRATDRLVAYIEAGTYRAALGGAA from the coding sequence ATGATCCCCGCGTTCTGCCCGGAGGATGCGCCCCCGGGCGAGAAGGCGCTCTACACAGCGCTCGCGACTGACCGTGCTACGGACGACTGGGTCGTCTTGCATTCAATGGGCATCGCACGTCACACGCACCAGGTCGAGGGCGAGGCTGACTTTGTTGTGGTCGCACCCGACGCTGGCATCCTCGTCATCGAGGTGAAGTCGCACCTAGCCGTCAGGCGACGTGATGACGGCCTATGGGTGCTCGGCAACGACGCACCAAAGAAGCGAGGACCGTTCGAGCAAGCACGCGAGGCCAGGTACTCGATCGGCGGCTATCTCAAGCGCAAGGGCATTGATCTCGATCACGTCGCGATGCCCTACTCGGTCTGGTTCACGCATGTGCGCGCGCGTACAACGCTTCCAGAGTCGGTCGAATGGCATCCCTGGCAGGTCCTCGACTCCGAGGACCTGCGGATCGATGCCGCAGAAGCGGTCCGTCGGACGCTCACTGCTGGCGCACTCCATCTGCGTGAGAAGCGCGGCGGGTACGCCGCGTACGGCACCGGTCCGTCGGCGGACCTGGCGGCCCGCGTGGTATCGGCACTGCGGCCGCGCTTCGAGATCGCTGCTGTTCACGGAGACGTCCGACGCGCCCGCCGCGAGCAACTCGTGGAGTTTGTCGAGGAGCAGTATCAGGCGTTGGACTCGATGTCTGACAACCACGCCGTTCTCTTCACGGGTCCCGCGGGCTCCGGCAAGACTTTTCTGGCCGCTGAAGCAGCTCGGCGCGAAGTCGCCCAAGGGAGCAATGGGCAACTCTTCTGCTTCAACCGATTCCTCGGCGTGCACCTCGCCACTGAGATGTCTACCCTGTCGGGCCTTCGTGTCGGCACCTTCCACCAAGAGTTGCTTCGTCTCGCTGGCGAGACTGCTCCGCCGAACGCCGATTCGACCTACTGGGAGGAAGAGCTTCCGGACCGGGCCATTGAGGCTCTACTTGCGACCGACGAGCCAGCCAGCGACTTCCTCGTCGTGGATGAGGTCCAGGACCTGGTGTCTGAGCGCTATCTCGACGTGCTTGACCTGATAGTCGAGGGTGGTCTCGCTGGTGGGCGCATCCTCGCGTTTGGAGACTTCGAGCGTCAGGCTCTGTTCTCTGCCGCTGACGGGCGAGACACACTGCGCGCTCGCGCACCCCACCTCGTTCATATGCGCCTCACTGAGAACTGTCGGAACCTGCCGAGGATCGGGTACCAGGTCAATCTCTTCTCAGGCCTCAACCCTGGGTACCGGAGATTCCGCCGACAGGACGATGGCGTTGATCCGACGCTCATCTCGTATAAGGACAGCAACGAGCAGCAGTCCCACCTGGTGGTAACGCTCAGGATGCTCAAGGACGAGGGATATGACCTCAACGAGATCGTGGTCCTGAGCCCCCTGCGAGACTGTTCGACCGCGAGCCTCGCAACCGACCCTTGGCTTCGACAGGTATTGCAGCCGATAAACGGGCGTCCGGCGAAACCCGGCAGAGTTCGGTTCGGAACCGTCCATTCCTTCAAGGGCTTGGACGCACCCGCCGTCGTCGTGACAGATCTGGATAACGGGTCTGTGGCCAACTTTGACTCTGTCCTGTATGTCGCACTCACCCGAGCGACGGATCGCCTCGTCGCCTACATCGAGGCAGGCACGTAC
- a CDS encoding peroxiredoxin, translating into MAAVADEGVADLRAAPPGPGDPAPDFTLPDTHGTPVHLADLRGGPVLLVFYPFAFSGICTGELCELRDNLEDFEAAGVTLLGISCDSVFTQKAWAAQEGFEFDLLSDFWPHGDVARAYDVLDEENGLALRGSFLLDADGIVRWSVVNPRGQRRDLDGYRRALEQL; encoded by the coding sequence GTGGCCGCGGTCGCTGACGAGGGCGTCGCCGACCTCCGGGCCGCGCCGCCCGGGCCGGGCGACCCCGCACCCGACTTCACGCTGCCCGACACGCACGGCACCCCCGTCCACCTCGCCGACCTGCGCGGCGGGCCGGTGCTGCTCGTGTTCTACCCGTTCGCGTTCTCCGGGATCTGCACGGGCGAGCTCTGCGAGCTGCGCGACAACCTCGAGGACTTCGAGGCCGCCGGCGTCACGCTGCTGGGCATCTCGTGCGACTCGGTCTTCACGCAGAAGGCGTGGGCGGCCCAGGAGGGCTTCGAGTTCGACCTCCTCTCCGACTTCTGGCCCCACGGCGACGTCGCCCGGGCCTATGACGTGCTGGACGAGGAGAACGGCCTCGCACTGCGCGGCTCCTTCCTGCTCGACGCCGACGGGATCGTGCGCTGGTCCGTCGTCAACCCGCGCGGGCAGCGCCGCGACCTCGACGGCTACCGGCGGGCGCTGGAACAGCTCTGA
- a CDS encoding DUF3052 domain-containing protein codes for MTETAGPIGADRLGFAPGNVVQEFGWSEDVDDDLRGELEQLVGGELVDEDYDDVTDGVIVWYREDDGDLTDLLVDVQTVLDDGGLIWVLTPKPGRSGHVGHNDIQEAATTAGLHATSTFAIAPDWSATKLGTRGRGR; via the coding sequence GTGACCGAGACCGCAGGACCCATCGGGGCGGACCGCCTGGGGTTCGCGCCCGGCAACGTGGTGCAGGAGTTCGGCTGGTCGGAGGACGTCGACGACGACCTGCGCGGTGAGCTCGAGCAGCTCGTCGGCGGCGAGCTCGTGGACGAGGACTACGACGACGTCACGGACGGTGTGATCGTCTGGTACCGCGAGGACGACGGCGACCTCACCGACCTGCTCGTGGACGTCCAGACCGTGCTCGACGACGGCGGCCTCATCTGGGTGCTCACGCCCAAGCCGGGACGGTCGGGGCACGTGGGCCACAACGACATCCAGGAGGCCGCGACCACGGCCGGGCTGCACGCGACGAGCACGTTCGCCATCGCGCCCGACTGGTCCGCGACGAAGCTCGGGACCCGTGGCCGCGGTCGCTGA
- the aceE gene encoding pyruvate dehydrogenase (acetyl-transferring), homodimeric type, whose product MASYDETGPLINGLLSQVPDFDPAETGEWVEALDGLIDDRGGPRARYVLLNLLKRARERNVAVPTSFTTPYVNTIGVHEEPYFPGDEALERRYRSWIRWNAAVMVTRAQRPGIGVGGHISSYASVATLYEVGLNHFFRGKDHPGGGDQVYFQGHASPGVYARAFLEGRLSADQLDGFRQEKSHAGGGLPSYPHPRLMPDFWEYPTVSMGLGPASAIYQAWTDKYLHNRGIRDTEQQDVWAFLGDGEMDEPESRGMLQLAAQQQLDNLTFVVNCNLQRLDGPVRGNGKIIQELEAQFRGAGWNVIKVIWGREWDVLLNADKDRALVNLMNVTPDGDYQTYRAESGAFIREHFFGRDPRTKQLVENMTDDDIWNLKRGGHDYRKIYAAYAAARAHTGQPTVILAHTVKGYGLGSTFAGRNATHQMKKVGLADLKTLRDSLRIPITDEELDANPYEPPYYHPGPDAPEIQYLLGRRQQLGGFVPERRSSPKPITLPGDKSYEILKKGSGQQEIATTMAFVRLLKDLIKDKEFGKRIVPIIPDEARTFGLDSIFPSAKIFNTQGQHYLAVDRELMLSYKESEAGQIMHTGINEAGSASAFQAVGTSYATQGEIMVPFYIFYSMFGFQRTGDQFWAAGDQLTRGFIVGATAGRTTLTGEGLQHADGHSPLIAGTNTAMVQYDPAYGYEIRHIVRDGIERMFGPGEHGVGADGRDQNVMYYLTVYNEPMVQPAEPEDVDVEGILKGIHRLSVGEGDGPRAQILASGVGVPWALEAQQLLHDDWGVAADVWSVTSWNELRRDGLAADQAAFLDPAAEPRVAYVTEKLSGLEGPFVATSDYDHLVPDQIRKWVPGDYEVLGADGFGFSDTRAAARRHFKIDGPSVVVRTLQALAKQGKVPADASAQAIEKYRLMDVTAGTSGNAGGEA is encoded by the coding sequence GTGGCTTCGTACGACGAGACCGGACCGCTGATCAACGGTCTGCTCAGCCAGGTTCCGGACTTCGACCCCGCCGAGACCGGCGAGTGGGTCGAGGCCCTCGACGGCCTGATCGACGACCGCGGGGGCCCGCGCGCCCGCTACGTCCTGCTGAACCTGCTCAAGAGGGCCCGGGAGCGCAACGTCGCCGTCCCGACCTCCTTCACCACGCCCTACGTGAACACGATCGGTGTGCACGAGGAGCCCTACTTCCCCGGCGACGAGGCGCTCGAGCGCCGCTACCGCTCGTGGATCCGCTGGAACGCGGCCGTCATGGTGACGCGCGCGCAGCGCCCCGGCATCGGCGTCGGCGGTCACATCTCCTCCTACGCGTCGGTGGCGACACTGTACGAGGTGGGCCTCAACCACTTCTTCCGCGGCAAGGACCACCCCGGCGGCGGCGACCAGGTCTACTTCCAGGGCCACGCCTCCCCCGGCGTGTACGCGCGCGCGTTCCTCGAGGGTCGCCTCTCGGCGGACCAGCTCGACGGGTTCCGCCAGGAGAAGTCGCACGCGGGCGGCGGCCTGCCGTCGTACCCGCACCCGCGCCTCATGCCCGACTTCTGGGAGTACCCCACGGTCTCCATGGGTCTCGGCCCGGCGAGCGCGATCTACCAGGCGTGGACGGACAAGTACCTGCACAACCGCGGGATCCGCGACACGGAGCAGCAGGACGTGTGGGCGTTCCTCGGCGACGGCGAGATGGACGAGCCGGAGTCGCGCGGCATGCTCCAGCTCGCGGCGCAGCAGCAGCTCGACAACCTGACGTTCGTCGTGAACTGCAACCTCCAGCGCCTCGACGGCCCGGTGCGCGGCAACGGCAAGATCATCCAGGAGCTCGAGGCGCAGTTCCGGGGTGCGGGCTGGAACGTCATCAAGGTCATCTGGGGCCGTGAGTGGGACGTCCTGCTCAACGCGGACAAGGACCGCGCCCTGGTCAACCTCATGAACGTCACGCCCGACGGCGACTACCAGACGTACCGTGCGGAGTCCGGCGCGTTCATCCGCGAGCACTTCTTCGGCCGCGACCCGCGGACCAAGCAGCTCGTCGAGAACATGACCGACGACGACATCTGGAACCTCAAGCGCGGCGGCCACGACTACCGCAAGATCTACGCGGCGTACGCGGCGGCACGCGCCCACACGGGCCAGCCGACCGTGATCCTCGCGCACACGGTCAAGGGCTACGGCCTCGGCTCGACCTTCGCCGGGCGCAACGCGACCCACCAGATGAAGAAGGTCGGCCTCGCCGACCTCAAGACGCTGCGCGACTCGCTGCGCATCCCGATCACGGACGAGGAGCTCGACGCCAACCCGTACGAGCCCCCGTACTACCACCCGGGCCCCGACGCGCCGGAGATCCAGTACCTCCTCGGTCGTCGTCAGCAGCTCGGCGGGTTCGTGCCGGAGCGCCGCTCGTCGCCCAAGCCGATCACGCTGCCAGGCGACAAGTCCTACGAGATCCTCAAGAAGGGCTCTGGCCAGCAGGAGATCGCCACCACGATGGCGTTCGTCCGGCTCCTCAAGGACCTCATCAAGGACAAGGAGTTCGGCAAGCGCATCGTGCCGATCATCCCCGACGAGGCGCGTACGTTCGGCCTGGACTCGATCTTCCCGTCGGCGAAGATTTTCAACACCCAGGGCCAGCACTACCTCGCCGTGGACCGGGAGCTCATGCTGAGCTACAAGGAGTCCGAGGCCGGCCAGATCATGCACACCGGCATCAACGAGGCCGGTTCCGCGTCCGCGTTCCAGGCGGTCGGCACGTCCTACGCCACGCAGGGCGAGATCATGGTGCCGTTCTACATCTTCTACTCGATGTTCGGCTTCCAGCGCACGGGCGACCAGTTCTGGGCGGCGGGCGACCAGCTCACCCGCGGGTTCATCGTCGGGGCGACCGCGGGCCGCACGACGCTGACCGGCGAGGGCCTGCAGCACGCCGACGGCCACTCGCCGCTCATCGCGGGCACGAACACGGCCATGGTCCAGTACGACCCGGCCTACGGGTACGAGATCCGCCACATCGTGCGCGACGGCATCGAGCGCATGTTCGGCCCCGGCGAGCACGGCGTCGGCGCGGACGGGCGCGACCAGAACGTCATGTACTACCTCACGGTGTACAACGAGCCGATGGTCCAGCCGGCCGAGCCGGAGGACGTGGACGTCGAGGGCATCCTCAAGGGCATCCACCGCCTCTCCGTCGGCGAGGGCGACGGGCCGCGCGCCCAGATCCTCGCCTCGGGCGTGGGAGTCCCGTGGGCGCTGGAGGCGCAGCAGCTCCTCCACGACGACTGGGGCGTGGCGGCCGACGTGTGGAGCGTGACGAGCTGGAACGAGCTGCGCCGCGACGGCCTCGCCGCCGACCAGGCCGCGTTCCTCGACCCGGCCGCCGAGCCGCGCGTCGCGTACGTGACCGAGAAGCTGTCCGGCCTCGAGGGCCCGTTCGTCGCGACGAGCGACTACGACCACCTCGTGCCCGACCAGATCCGCAAGTGGGTCCCGGGCGACTACGAGGTGCTCGGGGCCGACGGCTTCGGGTTCTCAGACACGCGCGCGGCGGCCCGCCGGCACTTCAAGATCGACGGCCCGTCCGTCGTCGTGCGCACGCTGCAGGCGCTCGCCAAGCAGGGCAAGGTCCCCGCGGACGCGTCCGCCCAGGCGATCGAGAAGTACCGCCTCATGGACGTCACCGCCGGCACGTCCGGCAACGCGGGCGGCGAGGCCTGA
- a CDS encoding PucR family transcriptional regulator — MTATPRTPASASAPSGPTGNADNLQRLRDGSGLLMSAALRRLDDEIPWYRELPAEDRSYVGLVAQSGITAFVTWYADPLAPPHGVSDIFAAAPPELTRSISLQNTLQLVRIVVEVVEAYSDQLAAPGGERDLREAVLRYSREVAFSAAEVYARAAEVRGAWDARLEALVVDALIRGDGDDSLRSRVSALGWGGHGPTLVMAGTIASTLDEVRTAELRRATRRAAGDALVGIHGDRLVLVLGGEGDLQAAAASLLPRFGPGPVVIGPTVPGLEEAARSAQAALAGLRAAPAWPQAPRPVLADDLLPERVLTGDTTARRTLVAQAYRPLAEATGSVLETLSAYLGTGRSLEAAARSLYVHPNTVRYRLRKVSEITGWDPLDARESFVLQVALALGQLSTTR, encoded by the coding sequence GTGACGGCCACCCCCAGGACGCCCGCGAGCGCGTCCGCCCCGAGCGGCCCGACGGGCAACGCGGACAACCTCCAGCGCCTGCGCGACGGGAGCGGCCTGCTCATGTCGGCCGCGCTGCGACGCCTGGACGACGAGATCCCGTGGTACCGCGAGCTGCCGGCCGAGGACCGCTCGTACGTGGGGCTCGTGGCGCAGTCCGGCATCACCGCGTTCGTCACCTGGTACGCGGACCCGCTGGCCCCGCCGCACGGCGTGAGCGACATCTTCGCGGCCGCGCCCCCCGAGCTGACGCGCTCGATCTCCCTGCAGAACACGCTCCAGCTGGTCCGCATCGTCGTCGAGGTCGTCGAGGCGTACTCCGACCAGCTCGCGGCCCCCGGGGGCGAGCGCGACCTGCGGGAGGCGGTCCTGCGCTACTCGCGCGAGGTCGCGTTCTCCGCCGCCGAGGTCTACGCGCGCGCCGCCGAGGTGCGCGGCGCGTGGGACGCGCGTCTCGAGGCCCTCGTGGTCGACGCGCTGATCCGCGGCGACGGCGACGACTCGCTGCGCTCGCGCGTCTCGGCGCTCGGCTGGGGCGGGCACGGCCCGACCCTGGTCATGGCGGGCACGATCGCCTCGACGCTCGACGAGGTGCGCACGGCCGAGCTGCGGCGCGCGACGCGGCGCGCGGCGGGCGACGCGCTCGTGGGCATCCACGGCGACCGCCTCGTGCTCGTGCTCGGCGGGGAGGGCGACCTGCAGGCCGCGGCCGCGTCGCTCCTGCCGCGGTTCGGGCCCGGTCCCGTCGTCATCGGCCCGACCGTCCCCGGCCTGGAGGAGGCGGCGCGCTCCGCCCAGGCGGCGCTCGCGGGCCTGCGCGCCGCGCCGGCGTGGCCCCAGGCGCCGCGCCCGGTCCTCGCCGACGACCTGCTGCCGGAGCGCGTGCTCACGGGCGACACGACCGCGCGCCGCACGCTCGTCGCGCAGGCGTACCGGCCGCTCGCGGAGGCGACGGGGTCGGTGCTCGAGACGTTGTCGGCCTATCTGGGCACGGGCCGGTCGCTCGAGGCGGCCGCCCGCTCGCTGTACGTGCACCCCAACACGGTGCGCTACCGCCTGCGCAAGGTCTCCGAGATCACCGGGTGGGACCCGCTCGACGCGCGCGAGTCGTTCGTCCTGCAGGTCGCGCTCGCGCTCGGGCAGCTCTCCACGACGCGCTGA
- a CDS encoding ACP S-malonyltransferase, giving the protein MLAVLCPGQGSQSPGMLAPWLELPGVADQVAAFGEAASLDLRAHGTESDADTIRDTAVAQPLIVASSLVALRAILDGRDTADVVDVTAGHSVGELAAAAVAGALTDVGAVGLVAHRARAMAAAAAATPTGMSAVVGGDPEEVLAAIEAAHLWPANVNGGGQVVAAGALDHLAALAENPPAKARVIPLQVAGAFHTPFMQPALEEFEPVAASWDVADPRLPFLSNADGESYATIDIEGSTSGKARDVVRRLTAQIAAPVRWDLCQETLAELGVTAILELAPGGVLTGLARRTLKGVESVAVKSPDDVEAARDLIARHSVVGGAPAPGDDA; this is encoded by the coding sequence GTGCTCGCCGTCTTGTGCCCTGGACAGGGCTCCCAGTCCCCCGGAATGCTCGCCCCCTGGCTCGAGCTGCCCGGCGTCGCCGACCAGGTCGCCGCGTTCGGCGAGGCCGCGAGCCTCGACCTGCGCGCGCACGGGACGGAGTCCGACGCCGACACGATCCGTGACACCGCGGTCGCCCAGCCGCTCATCGTCGCGTCGTCGCTCGTCGCGCTGCGGGCGATCCTCGACGGCCGGGACACCGCGGACGTCGTCGACGTGACCGCGGGCCACTCGGTGGGCGAGCTCGCCGCCGCCGCGGTCGCGGGCGCGCTGACCGACGTCGGCGCGGTCGGGCTCGTCGCGCACCGCGCGCGCGCCATGGCCGCGGCCGCCGCCGCGACGCCCACGGGCATGAGCGCGGTCGTCGGGGGCGACCCCGAGGAGGTGCTCGCCGCGATCGAGGCCGCGCACCTGTGGCCCGCCAACGTCAACGGCGGCGGCCAGGTCGTCGCCGCCGGCGCGCTCGACCACCTCGCGGCCCTCGCCGAGAACCCGCCCGCCAAGGCGCGCGTCATCCCGCTCCAGGTCGCCGGGGCGTTCCACACGCCGTTCATGCAGCCCGCGCTCGAGGAGTTCGAGCCGGTCGCCGCGTCGTGGGACGTCGCCGACCCGCGCCTGCCGTTCCTCTCGAACGCCGACGGCGAGTCGTACGCGACCATCGACATCGAGGGCAGCACGTCCGGCAAGGCGCGCGACGTCGTCCGGCGCCTCACCGCGCAGATCGCCGCACCCGTGCGCTGGGACCTGTGCCAGGAGACGCTCGCCGAGCTGGGCGTCACCGCGATCCTCGAGCTCGCGCCGGGCGGCGTCCTCACGGGCCTCGCGCGCCGCACGCTCAAGGGCGTGGAGTCGGTGGCCGTGAAGTCGCCCGACGACGTCGAGGCGGCCCGCGACCTGATCGCCCGCCACTCCGTCGTGGGCGGCGCGCCCGCCCCGGGCGACGACGCGTGA